From a region of the Pongo pygmaeus isolate AG05252 chromosome 5, NHGRI_mPonPyg2-v2.0_pri, whole genome shotgun sequence genome:
- the LOC134739778 gene encoding atherin-like — protein sequence MEPINCQKNRVCKCFASQHSRFSPFLSGGMNHPRPAKSSQAVKLHFSCAHRLGAASPPSPGSPDSALRAETGAHHAAAHRFLAPSSAPRPFDSGVRAAAASGGDAPSATKGRLGPRPPPHSPCPVFAPETVPRRHLLVAPRRAVALGAGIPSGGARRPRSQKLQPGPAVPQRRAPPAPARAATRLSHPALHVKSPLRAWHAGKAVSGVPARGRTVNGCRLSSSPLCTQTQRAHFSELCIPCQLVKVADGKVSSFRNCRIRSCSARTANAYPKMWNPDLPMRGAGLEVA from the coding sequence ATGGAGCCAATTAATTGCCAGAAAAACCGCGTCTGCAAATGTTTTGCCAGTCAACACTCCAGGTTCTCGCCATTCCTCTCGGGCGGGATGAACCACCCGAGGCCTGCAAAAAGCAGTCAAGCAGTCAAGTTACACTTCAGCTGTGCCCACCGCCTGGGCGCAGCGTCGCCTCCCTCCCCAGGATCACCAGACTCTGCCCTCCGCGCGGAAACAGGAGCCCATCACGCCGCTGCCCACAGGTTCCTCGCGCCCAGCTCAGCCCCGCGGCCTTTCGACTCGGGGGTCCGAGCCGCCGCCGCGTCCGGAGGAGACGCCCCCTCGGCCACAAAGGGAAGACTCGGGCCACGCCCGCCGCCACACTCGCCCTGCCCGGTCTTCGCGCCCGAAACCGTACCGCGCCGCCACTTACTCGTCGCTCCCCGCCGCGCTGTCGCGCTCGGGGCTGGAATCCCCTCGGGAGGCGCGCGCAGGCCGCGCAGCCAGAAGCTGCAGCCGGGACCGGCTGTGCCGCAGCGGCGCGCGCCGCCTGCCCCGGCCCGCGCGGCCACGCGGCTGAGTCACCCAGCGCTTCACGTTAAGAGTCCCCTCCGCGCGTGGCACGCCGGGAAGGCCGTGTCGGGGGTCCCCGCCCGGGGCCGCACCGTAAATGGGTGTCGCCTTTCCTCCAGTCCACTCTGCACCCAAACGCAGCGGGCGCACTTTTCTGAGTTGTGCATACCCTGTCAATTAGTAAAGGTTGCAGACGGAAAAGTTAGTAGTTTTCGGAATTGTAGAATACGCTCGTGCAGCGCCAGGACGGCTAATGcttacccgaaaatgtggaaccCTGATCTCCCCATGCGTGGAGCGGGGTTGGAGGTAGCGTAG